The genome window CGAACAACAAATTTTCTACAGATATAACCTGAGCTACTATTTTTTCGGGCTCATTTTGTTTGTATTGCCTTTTTATTAGACATCTATGTATACTCTTTCAGTACCAAAGTTTGTAggccctgttttttttttcttcattgaagTTGCATtacttgtcaaaaaaaaacaaaaaataatttttcccACTATCGTAATTATTCGTAGATACAAAAATAAAGCCAAAACAGACCCAATGCAAGTCCTGCTTATTCTTCATATGCATATGCAAGTTAAAGAATCAGAGGTACAGAACCAGTAAtattaatgacaaaaaaaacaattgacttgattacaagaaagaaacaacataAGAAAATGGCTATTGATTAAGAAGAGGTGTTATTTGAGAATATACAAACAGGAAAAGTtatgtcttcttcttcaataatcAACTTTCAGATTAAGAGAACTCAAAGTTCCATAAGGAAATAAGACTACTGTTTTATTTCAATTATTGAGTATTGACAACATCCTCTTGCAGCAATCAACTAAATTCAATGTGAAGTGTGATTGAAGCAACAATTTGGAGTCAAATACGAGCCAAAATAGGAAGTTATGAAAGGTGAAGATGCCTGCATTCTTctacaattaatttttttattatgattttgagtttcattcaatttcaaatacTAAAATGTGGCACATatgaaaaaaacaatattaagtTTGGTCACTTCATCAGTCAgctatatgaatatatgatgcCAACAGTCCGGAACATCCTACATCATAAGTCTAAATGTGTATTACTCCACTAATGGCACAGAGGTATATATACTCTTTAGTTCTCCATCAAACAATAAGAGGTTGCTTATAGAGTTGGATGAAGCAATTCCCTAAAAAATCCAAGCACATTGGTCACAGCATGTAAGATGCCTTAGTTGTCTTTGGCCATTGTCAAGTCTAGAATCACACAAACTTCCCTTGAtcaaagtaaacaaaaaaaatcaagcgGCAACCAACCATAAGGTCTTACCACAAAAAAATTAAGTTCATCAACATTTTAGCGCTTCACTTTCGTGGAAAAAATTTTCTCGGCAACCAAACGAAGCCACAAAATCGGaattaaaaaaatcagaaaataaaaCGAGGAGTACCTTGGATGGGTGAGTAAACGCTACGGATTTGAGTAGATCTAAGACGCGAGACGtcacctcctttttctccaagTAGGGAAAACACGGTGCTGTTTGGGAGTAAACCCTAGCTCCAATTAGTACCAGCACCACTCCACCTTTTGATGCCGATAATGACGGAGAGACGGCATTATCGAACCTCCGATAGGGATACGACTGCGACGATGGCTGCAATTTGAGAGCTCGAATACCAGCTCGCGCTGCCtgcattttctctctctctcactctgttCCCGCTCACGAGTTTGGGGTGCTCAGACTCAACACTCGAGTCCCTTGTCAGGCAAATGGAATTTGAGTGCAACGGTGTCGTTTTTTGACGGGCGTATTGGGAATTTCGTATTACAGTTGAATCACACCGTGGGCTGTGCGCTTTTACACTGTGGGCTGTGCGCTTTTACACTATGGGCTGCTTAAGAATTAAGATCCCCCTCAGTCCGTAAGTTGGGTTGGGCTGAACTTGTTCTGTAAATTCATGGCTTAGCCCATATATTTACTAAACttttgttcaaacttcaaagccaACAGAAATACTTGAATAGACTGGACGGGCCAGACGGCCCATGATTAGATTTTTTGTAGATTTTCAAAATCGTGAAAGGTGCAGAACCAGAATCGCTGAAGCTAGCTTATAGTTTACAAGTGCTTAATTGACAAAAGTCGTTGAAGCTAGCTTATAATCTGGCAAATCCTTGAGCCAATGTATTTTCTATCTTATTGGACGAGCAAGTAACACAGAGaatgatattaattattaaaagaaAACTAATGATCTCATTATTTGATAATGAATCCCACTTGAAAATACcataacaataaaaataaaacagataatattacgtgcaagaaatatatttcatattttcattaGTTTAATTATGTGTTAAATTATGAACAAGTGTTTTAAAGAGAGTGTAATTAACTTGTCCCAAAAGCATCATTTTTATGCAaatttcaaagaataaaaaaattaaccaaagtCGGCAAATCACAGttcatcaaattttttaaaaaatgattaatGTCTCTATTAGAATTTCTAGCCTAATAACAATATTCTCTCACAAGCAAGCACGTTTGTTTAATTGTGGAATTATTAAAGGATGGTTTCCTCTAGAAAAACGCATTATTGCTATATATGTTAATAGTCTCGAGAAAGCTAAAAAATGCtattgcttcatttttttttttgaatcaattTTATGTCCATAATATATCATATTCATGATTGGTACAAGGCATCTAGCTTATTTGATGTGTTGAGTTGAGTTGCGTTAACTTGCCTCCCCATAAACTTATCTGTATTTGGAAGTAGATTCCTAGGATATTCTGATTCGTGCTTGTCTCCTTGTCTCAGACTTCACATTTCGAGTAATTCAATATATATGCGTGTAATTCATTTGTACAAAACACGTGGTGAGATTCAACTCCCACAATATCGGGCCGCCCATCCTGGTTATTTAACTTACGTATAGAATTTGGCTTGCttttcaaaatcaataaattaattctGCACCCATTCAATCGCTTCCAACACGACAatattagtttttcttttgttaccAAGAACGAGACCATTCAAATTTGTCTTttagaaattttatatggatctAAATTTGTATTGTCATACCCGCGTGTATAAATATTTCACAACTGATACACAACATGATAAATTGAGTTAAAACCCATAACCACGAAGACGTAATATTTGATAATTCGGATGTATGTTGTTATTGGGTAGAAAGTGAAATTGTCATgttgttttagttttatttatctAAACACCATTACTTTGCATAATAAAGTTATTTCCAAAGTGGTTTCAACTCAAATGGAATCCACGAACACATCCAGGACCTATAATTTTTCCTTCGAATGAACCAATTAATTAAGTAGTGAATTATACCAGTATGAAAATGTAAATATTAACTatacatatttttatataatataGGATGttttataaaatgaaaaaagtttgatatttcacattgtttaatttaatttcaagaaaaataacacacaaaaactaaaataaggaCCACAATTTAATTTCAACTTTTTGAAGGGGTTATCAACTATATATTTATGTGGGCCATGACTAGACAAACTCATAATCTTATCATCATCGTTCAAGATACAtccaagaatatatatatatacacacataaaaattctcacataaatatatgtaataagagatttatgtttacactattaatttgaaatatatgagACTTAAAGCAATGACCCCACTTGTTATATCACTCATCCACATcattaaaaaatgacacttaTTTTACCCATTTACTTTATACCCTTACGTGATAATTACTCGTATAAAGTCATTGAACAAACTGCAAATAATCATGAGCTGGTGAATAAGTACACTATTATGAACTATAAAGACctccaatttcaattttttttctcatatcttattttatataaattttttatagtTGCTGTAAGCTTATACAATAGTTGTACTTTTAATTATTACTTTACGCAATTGCAATCCAATTATTTTTAGTACATTTTATAATACAAACTCCAAAAGTCAGATTcacttgtgtgtatatataaacacGTTCTTCAATGGCCAGTTTGCTCCTTACAAACCTTGCACTACTTCCTTCTCCACCTCATAACAACAAATTGGAAATGAAGAACAACAAGAAGTTTTGCTCAAGCATCTTCCCATTCTTCCTCTCCATCTTCTGCTTgcctcatcttcttctccaagccgATGCATCGGCCGCGCCTGAAGATTTTATCCGGCAACCTCCTCGGAAGATTGTGTACACTCAACACAAGCGATCCGAATCCGAACCACAACAGGTTATTAATCTTTCAATCCAATTTATGGTAATTAATTAAGCAAACTAAcagattaatttgtttaatttgctGATAATCCTGGTTAATTTCACTGTACTTGTAGGTGCATGTGTCTCTGGTGGGGAAAGACAACATGAGAGTCACGTGGATTACAGAGGCTAACCACGTGCCGTCAACGGTGGAGTATGGGCCGGAACCCGGGAAATATATTGGAAAAGAAACCGGAGAACATAGTTCGTATCATTATTTCTTCTATCGTTCTGGAAAGATACACAATGTCAAGATCGGACCGTTAGATCCAAACACGACCTATTACTACAGGTGTGGAGGTTATGGCCCTGAGTTTTCCTTCAAGACTCCTCCTGCTTCTTTCCCAATCGAGTTTGTTGTGGTCGGTAAGTATTTCTGCTTAATTTACTATGTAAACTTTGATTTACtagtaattataattataatcacAATgataaaaattaacaaaaattttGGGGGGGAAGGAACTAGTCCTTGGGAGTTGGGACACTCTAGTCATGAAAAAACTGGTGCAAGTGCAACCTTGTTTCTTGTTTGCTTGAGTTTGTTAGATAGTTGGTTAGTTCTTTAAGCGCAAGCAACAAACCTCGCAAAGGAAACAATTGAGTGTACACAATAACAACTAACAAGAGGAATAAAGTGCAAAAGGCATCTAAGAAGATATTGACCTTTAGGAACATATTCACTTATGCAAGTGGTAACCCCTGATAAGATCCCACATTGAGGAGAATGTGGGAGGAGCTAATTGGCCAGGCCAATTTTGTAGAAAGTTACATGAAGCATATGCATCGGCCATGCCAACCCGTTATGAAATGTGCCAGTGTTATTTTTGGGGTTGAGAATAAGATGGAGAAGAGTATCTCCAACAGATCCCCCCAAAATGAAGTAAACGCAATTGTAGGAGAccatttttgtattttattctCTCCATCCGATCCCGCAAATGATACCCTATAATAGGGTTGGGAAGGTGTGCTACATCACACCACACattaattttttcatttttagaatttgtatgactttttcTCCACTATTATCTGTGAATTATAGACTTCAGAGAATTATAAAGCTCCCAAATTCATACCCACCATCCCCAAaccaattaaataattattttttttaaagttaaagATAGTTAAAGGTAGTTATGTAAGAAAATATTAGATATAATGTTGAAATAGGTTATATTATTGGAGTGGTGTTAAAATAAGTTTTTGGTTAAATTAGGATAAGGATGTACCCTATTTTTGGATGAACGGTTCGAGTTGCTCTAAATGCaatgcctttttctttttctttattttcctttttcaattaGATTTCAAGGATCCAGCCCATGATCCTGGCCTACAATGACGTGCAACTTTTTCACTTGCCCTGTAGGGGACCTCGGACAAACGGAATGGACTGAATCAACTCTATCACACGTTGACAACAAAGACTACGACGTACTCTTATTACCGGGTGACTTATCTTACGCGGACACGAACCAAGACTTGTGGGACTCATTTGGTCGCCTGGTCGAACCCTACTCGAGCCGCCGTCCATGGATGGTCACGGAAGGGAACCATGAGATGGAGATTTTCCCAATCTTACACCCTCAAGGCTTCAAGGCCTATAATGCACGGTGGCGCATGCCGTATGAAGAGAGTGGCTCCACCTCGAACTTGTACTACTCGTTCGATGTAGCTGGTGCCCACATTATAATGCTGGGGTCTTACACGGATTTCGATCAGGATTCCCATCAGCTCAAGTGGCTTGAAGCCGATTTGGGGAGAATTGATAGAGGAAAAACGCCTTGGGTGGTTGTGCTGGTGCACGCGCCTTGGTATAATACGAATACTGCACACCAAGGAGAAGGAGAGAGCATGAGAAAAGCCATGGAGGAGTTGTTATATAAGGCTAGAGTCGACGTCGTTTTTGCAGGACATGTTCATGCTTATGAACGATTTGTAAGTAAAATTATTTGCGTAATTAatctaaattataaatatagaaACCATTTGGGGTCGTAATATATATGTCAGCTCAATTAAATTGTGTTTATTTCAGACTAGAATTTATGACAAGAAAGCTGACTCGTGTGGACCGGTATACATAACCATCGGCGATGGTGGCAACCGAGAAGGGCTTGCATTAACGTAAGTATAATTAAATCTCTGATTAACAAAAATAGTTCACTTTTATATATTCAGCTCTACTTGGTAGACtttatttttgcaatttcaacgcTAGTTAATAAACTACGAAAAATAAGGCATTTATTGGTATTTCGTGGAACTTATAGGCCCAATTTAATGGGTTTTGGTGCAGTGATTTAATTTAATGTGAGTATATGTACATGAAATAGGTTCAAGAATCCTGCTTCCCCTCTTTCGCTGTACCGGGAACCAAGTTTCGGACACGGACGGTTGAGAATACTGGATGAAAATCGAGCGCATTGGTCGTGGCACCGCAACAATGATTCTGATGCATTCATGGCTGATGAAGTGTGGTTAGATAATttaagcaaatccaaagcatgtCGGGATGGGAAAGATGAACAATCTGTCAAGGATGAACTATAGTCACACCACACACAGCATGAAAGTTTGTAGTGGAGTAGACTAATTAACTCGTGCCTGGCTTTGAAATTTTAATCTCAAAGAGAGTTTGTGTGCGCTAGGATAGATTTTGCTCATGGAATTATTCATTGGGAAATCTAGCTCTTTATAAGGATTGTAGCTCGGTTCCCATTGTAGTTTATATTTTTCCAATGGAAATTATATTTGTCAAGAGGGATATGTTACCTATATGGTGATGAACCTATGATTTGTTTGTGATAGCACCAAAATAATATTCACCAAGGCAAGAAAGCGTCCTCGGCTATTGACCAAGATAGGTCCGAGGACAACAACTGAGGTGAAGACATCCAAAAGAAACAACATGAGACATGGTAACCGAGGATAAACCATCCTCCTTAGTATAATATCGAACATGCTTCTTCGGTAACCCGTGGTGATCAAGCACCATAAGTAAACAAAGGGTTTAAGGGGATATAattcattttattataaatttaccTAAGATCAGGGAAATAAGATCTACTCCAATCGAAACTAACTCATCGAATTCATATAAAATAAGATCCTCAACTTTGTAGTCATATGCTTTACTCGTTATTAGAAAGAGAGTTACGAGCACCGAATAATTTACTAATTTGAGTTGATTTGAGTGCGTGTACAAATTGAAAGACTTAGTGATGAGATTCGCATCTAGTCTAGATGTCTTATTACTGATCACATCTcgagaacttttttttttttttgtctccagaaaactttctttttggttaagcaatcaaatgtcaatgtATATCGTGTCACTATCTAGTAAACTACTTTGTCCACGCGTTAACCTATAGTCCGATCCCGAAAGCAAATTCATATTTTTCCTTCCATAGAAAGTTTGCCAACACCGCCAGCCAATGGCATCGTGCCAAaccagaaagaaaacaaaagtccTTGTGATATTTAAAGAGAAAATAAATCCAACTTTTTGACCTTTTTCGTTTATGATAGAGAATCAtcggctaaaatattatatgtccTTATACTATTACAATTTTGTCGATTATgtctttaaattattatttttctttattttacccACAAACTATTATCTTGCGCATCATTTCTATTCAGAGTTAGCTTTCCGATGTTGACTTTAGCAAAAATATTGATGTGACATTCACATGACTAATATACTCTGACGAAGTTGACACCTTGATCaatcttttaaattaatttaattccaCATGTGatatgaaatttttaaaaatgaaaaaaagataaCCAACCAATTTATGAAATCAAAATactctcaatctcaatcccGATCTTgcccaaaaaatcaaaaatcaaaacaatccAATCAAGATACTCTCGATCTCAATCCCTTTGGACCCACAACGAAAAGCGCCAGTAGATCCAAATGGTGCCGGACGAGGTGGAAAAGCAAATAGAACAATCAAAGAGCAAGAACCCAAGAATCAGAGAGCAATCCTCGACTCTGTTAAGAATCGAAACTCAAGATGGAAGAATACTCAACAATTCTGGGAATGATTTAACATCTTATTGAACAAACTAGGCTTATAAATAGCCTTTTACAATAAAGAAAACTAGCTCACGTTTACAACTAATCAACGTGATAAGTGCAACTAGAAAAGGTCAAAAGCAATACCCTAAAGACTAGGGCTTATTCAAACTGAATGTAAAATCTTAACTGAATCCCTAAACTTTCTCTTCATTCCCTCCCTTAAACTAGTTCCCAACTGCAACTAGTTTAGTTCAGGAACTTCACAAACTCCCAACTGACTCCGAAACCTCTGAAACGCATCCAATGTGAGGGGCTTTGTCATCACATCTGCCAACTGATCTTGTGTTCCACAATAAACCAGCTCAACTACTCCTTCTCTCGTGAGATCACGAAGAAAATGGAAACGCATATCAATGTGCTTGCTTCGACCATGTAACACAGGGTTTTTTGATGGTTTAATTGTGGAACTATTATCACAAAAGATTGTAGTACACTTACTTTGCTCCAGACTCAGTTTCTCAAGTATCCTCTCATCCAAACAGCTTGGCTAGCACAAGCAGCTGCAGCCACGAACTCTGCTTCAGTGGTTGAAAGTGTGACTATAGGTTGTTTTCTTGAGGACCATGCTACAGCTCCAGATCCCAACATGAAGACATAGCCTGATGTACTTTTCCTGTCTTCTAGATCCTGCATAGTTGCTATCTGCATAACCAACCAGACCTTCACACCCTTCCTTTTTGTAAAAAACTCCAAGTCCAGTGGTTCCTTTCAAGTATCTCAATATCCTCTTGGCTGCTAGCAAGTGCAACTCAGTTGGCTTAGTCATGTACTTGCTAATCAAGCTTACGACAAACATCAAGTCCGGCCTCGTAGTTGTTAAGTACATGAGGCATCCCACCATCTGTTTAAACAAAGTCTCATCAACACAAACCCCATTCTCATCTTTAAAAAGTTTACAACCTGGAACAATGGGATTATGAACTGGGTTGCTATTATCCATCCTAAACCTCTTTAACACCTCCAAAGCATACTTTCTCTAGCAAATATAAATCCCATCCGATCTCTGCAATACTTCTATGCCAAGAAAAAACCTCGTTCTTCCCAAATCGGTCATATCAAACTCCCTCAACATGGAATTTTTAAACTCAGCAAACATCAATTCATCATTTCCAGTAAATATTAAATCATCTACATATAAACTGACAATGAGAATCTTACCTCCcttatttgttttaatgaaCAAAGTATGTTCACTATAACACTTCTCGAACCCCTCACTCATGAAATGTGCTTCAATACGACTGAACCAAGCTCGTGGAGCTTGTTTCAATCCATACAGGGCCTTCTTCAGCTTGTAAATTTTCTGAAGACTGCTCTTCTGCTCATATCCCTTAGGCTGCTCCACATACACCTCTTCACTAAGTTCCCCATGCAGAAACGCTGATTTTACATCAAGCTGATAGAGTGTCCATCCCTTTTGAGCTGCAAGTGCTATAATCATCCTCACTGTATCCATTCTTGCAACAGGCGCAAACACTTAAGTGTAATCAACTCCTTGTTGTTGCGCATACCCCTTTGCCACCAAACGAGCCTTGTACTTGTCCACATCCCCATTCTCCTTAAGCTTAGTCTTGTAGACCCATTTGACCCCAATCTTCTTTGCTCCTGTAGGTAAATCAGTGAGTTCCTAAGTATTGTTTCTTTCAATTGCCTGCATTTCAGCATCCATTGTTGCCCTccatttttcacttttcatagCTTCCTCAAAATGAACTTGGTCAGCTGAAGCAAACAACACTAAGTTGGCATCCCCTTCTTCTTCTGAAAAACCTTCCTCGGTTTCATAATCCACCATCCATGGAGAAGGTCTTCTAACTCTTTCTTGACCAGATGACACTCCTTCATCTTCAACAATTGGAGAACTATTTTCTATTGCTTCAACAACATCTTCATTTCCCTCGTTCACAACTTCATTATTCTCTTCATCCACTTCATCACGATCCTCATCATCTCCCCACTCCAAATCAGCCACCACTTGCTTTTTATTGCTTCTATCCCAATCCCAAGACTTGCTCTCTTCAAACACCACATCCCTGCTAATCACAATTTTCTTAGCAACAGGATCATATagtctatatgctttagactcTTCACTTACTCCCAATAACACACAAGTGAAGCTCTTTGCATCTAGCTTTGTCCGTCTCACATCAGGAATATGCACATGTGCCACACATCCAAAAACTCCAAAATGCTCAACTGAGGGTTTGCTGCCACTCCAAGCTTCCTCAGGGGTTTGATTCTTTATAGCCAACGTAGGACTTCGATTCAGAACATATGTTGTCCAGTTTACTGCCTCTGGCCAGAAATTCTTGGGGATCTTCTTTTCAGATAGCATACATCGAACCATGTTCATCATTGTTCCGATTTTTCCTTTCAGCTACTCCATTCTGTTGTCGAGTGTACGCTGCAGTCAATTGTCTCTTGATGCCATGCTCTGTGCAAAACTCACTGAATTCAAATGATGTGAACTCTCCTCCTCGATCTGTTCTCAAACATTTTATATATCCTCCTACTTCTTTCTCAACACAACTCTTAAAACGTTTGAACATGTCTAATGCTTCAGATTTCTCTATTAAAAAATAAGTCCATGCCTTTCTACTTTCtagtaaagtcatcaataaagcATATAATGTACCTCTTCTTACTATTGGAGATGGGAGAGATTGGTCCGCAGAGGTCTGCATGAACAAGCTGGAGCTTCTCTGTGGCCCTCCAATTGCTCTTCTTTGGGATTGGATCCCTGTGTTGCTTCCCAATCATACAGTTAGCACACACTGTCAATAGAGTTTTGAACTGAGGTATCCCATGCACCATCTTCTTGTCCTGGAAAGTTCTCAATCCTTTGTAGCTCAAATGTCCATAGCGACAGTGCCATAAGTGTGCCAAATCCTGTGTGGAAGTGTAAAGACAAGCTGGCTTGTGAGGTAGTGCATTAGCTAGCAAAACAAACATCCGATTTATTGTCATCTCGGTCCGTATTATGAGCCCTTTCTCTGGATGATAAATCTTGAGTTTTCCATGTTGAATGAGAATCGCCAACTCTCTTTCTTGTAGTTGACCAATGCTCAGAAGATTGTTCTTTAGTTCAGGCACAAAAAATACTTCACTAACAACATGTGTAAAGCCACTCACTTTCAATCTCACGTTGCCTTTTCCTAACACATCCATCCTTGTGTTATTTCCCAGCTTTACATTCTGCCTGAAGTCCTCATTTAGATCACAGAACAAGCTCTTGTCACCACACATGTGATTGCTACATCCAGAATCTAGGAACCAGACATCTTCCCTTCGAGCATCGTTCATCTCGACATATGACATGAGCaacatctcttcttcttctcctaatTCAGCGTAGTTAGCTTCCTTATCCCAGCTTGGACACTCAGATTGAAAGTGTCCAAGCTTGTGGCACTTATAGCATTCCACTATTGCTTTGTTGTAGGACTGGCGACCTCCCCCTCTTCCTCTGCCTCTGTATGCACCTCGACCCCGTCCTCTTGCACCAAACCTGTCTTCAGAGGTTATCTTGAGTGCTTGTTCTTCTCCTGTATGTCGCTGGAATTTTTGCTCATGAACAATCAGAGAACTCTgcagctcatcaatggagagttGATCGATGTCTTTGGACTCTTCAATCGagcaaacaatgtaattaaactTTTCACTCAACGATATGAGAATCTTCTCCACCATTGTGACATCTTGCATCTGTTCTCCATGTGTTCTCATCTTGTTGGCCACTGACAACGCTCTTGAAAAATACTCGGAGACTCCTTCTCCAGCCTTCATCTCTAGAGTTTCAAACTCTCTGCAGAGAGCTTGTAGATGTGACCTCTTAACCCTAGCACTCCCTTCAAACTTCTTCTTCATAGACTCCCAAATTTGTTTGGAAGTATCCTTCATGAGAATGGTCTCCAATATCGTTCGATCTATGACCTGAAAGAGATAATTTTTCACTTTCAGGTCT of Tripterygium wilfordii isolate XIE 37 chromosome 13, ASM1340144v1, whole genome shotgun sequence contains these proteins:
- the LOC120012270 gene encoding uncharacterized protein LOC120012270 isoform X2; translated protein: MQAARAGIRALKLQPSSQSYPYRRFDNAVSPSLSASKGGVVLVLIGARVYSQTAPCFPYLEKKEVTSRVLDLLKSVAFTHPSKSAEGISTTADLICHIDSDP
- the LOC120012270 gene encoding uncharacterized protein LOC120012270 isoform X1; translation: MQAARAGIRALKLQPSSQSYPYRRFDNAVSPSLSASKGGVVLVLIGARVYSQTAPCFPYLEKKEVTSRVLDLLKSVAFTHPSKYLEMVVSLVANLKGVVLEAEDIAEAALSMVSEESKYVS
- the LOC120012148 gene encoding purple acid phosphatase 22-like isoform X1, producing the protein MASLLLTNLALLPSPPHNNKLEMKNNKKFCSSIFPFFLSIFCLPHLLLQADASAAPEDFIRQPPRKIVYTQHKRSESEPQQVHVSLVGKDNMRVTWITEANHVPSTVEYGPEPGKYIGKETGEHSSYHYFFYRSGKIHNVKIGPLDPNTTYYYRCGGYGPEFSFKTPPASFPIEFVVVGDLGQTEWTESTLSHVDNKDYDVLLLPGDLSYADTNQDLWDSFGRLVEPYSSRRPWMVTEGNHEMEIFPILHPQGFKAYNARWRMPYEESGSTSNLYYSFDVAGAHIIMLGSYTDFDQDSHQLKWLEADLGRIDRGKTPWVVVLVHAPWYNTNTAHQGEGESMRKAMEELLYKARVDVVFAGHVHAYERFTRIYDKKADSCGPVYITIGDGGNREGLALTFKNPASPLSLYREPSFGHGRLRILDENRAHWSWHRNNDSDAFMADEVWLDNLSKSKACRDGKDEQSVKDEL
- the LOC120012148 gene encoding purple acid phosphatase 22-like isoform X2, encoding MASLLLTNLALLPSPPHNNKLEMKNNKKFCSSIFPFFLSIFCLPHLLLQADASAAPEDFIRQPPRKIVYTQHKRSESEPQQVHVSLVGKDNMRVTWITEANHVPSTVEYGPEPGKYIGKETGEHSSYHYFFYRSGKIHNVKIGPLDPNTTYYYRCGGYGPEFSFKTPPASFPIEFVVVGDLGQTEWTESTLSHVDNKDYDVLLLPGDLSYADTNQDLWDSFGRLVEPYSSRRPWMVTEGNHEMEIFPILHPQGFKAYNARWRMPYEESGSTSNLYYSFDVAGAHIIMLGSYTDFDQDSHQLKWLEADLGRIDRGKTPWVVVLVHAPWYNTNTAHQGEGESMRKAMEELLYKARVDVVFAGHVHAYERFTRIYDKKADSCGPVYITIGDGGNREGLALTFKNPASPLSLYREPSFGHGRLRILDENRAHWSWHRNNDSDAFMADEIAGNSPSTCSNGHSDHQSEVWLAAQNSLRLSSSLLMQEPQRLLL